Part of the Armatimonadota bacterium genome, CCTCTTCAACTCGCCCTCGGGAACGTACATCAGCGGGCGGATCAGCTTCAACTCACCTTCGAAGTAGTCCCTCATCGGCTCCATCGTCTCGTTCCGCCCCTGGAAGATCAGGTTGAGCAGCGCCGTCTGCGCCATGTCGTCGAGGTGATGCCCGAACGCCACGCGGTTGCATCCGAGGTCCTTCGCCATCTCGAATAGCGTCCGGCGTCGGTTCCAGGTACACCGCTCGCACGACATCGGAAGCTCCTCATACTCCGCGACGAACGACGGGCGGATGAGGTGCTCGACCCCTCGACTCCTCAGCCATTCCTCGAACTGCGGGTACGGAGGCATCTCGGGACCTCGTGCGTCTCCGACGACATGTACCGCCATGACCGAGTACCTCTCCGGCACGAACCGCTGACGGTAGCGCAGAACCTCCAGAAGGCTGAAGCTGTCCTTCCCGCCGGAGAGCGCGACCGCCACCCGATCGCCGTCCTCGATCATGCCGAACTCATAGACCGCCCTGTTGACTTTCTTCATCAGGAGGCCCGCCAGCCGGTTACATCTCGTCTCATCGCGCACCATGGGGATATTCTACCATACTGCGAAAGGAACCGCGGAGCCACAGAGGGCACGCTGGGAAGATCGGAGAATGGTGCATGGGGGGAAGATGATGCCTGTACCGAACAGAATCGAGATCGCGCCGGGGAAGCGCGTGCGGATCGTCGAGAAGCAGAACCAGCCGACCGGGGCGCTGACAGAGGGAGTGGTTGCGCGGATACTGACCAAGAGCCCGAATCATCCCCACGGCATCAAGGTGATGCTCGAGGACGGCCGCGTCGGTCGCGTGCAGGAGTTGCTGCAGCGTGATCTGTGTCCCGCGGACGGTTGCCAGAAAAGGCCCCGACTCGTGCAGCTCGGGGCCCGACAGTGTGACTTGCGTGCAGACTGGCAAACGCGCGTCCGCGGAGCGGGTCAGAGGCCTAGAGCGCGCCCTTCGCCGCCTTCTTCTCCTGCTTCTCCTTGCGCTTCTCCTTGAGATCCTTCTTCGGTTGCGACTTGTTTTCTTTCTTCGGTGACTTGTCACCCATGGCAGAGACCTCCTCGCGAATAATGCGGAACGATCTTTCCTGCAGACAGCATACCCCGTTCGGCCGACCGAGTCAACCCCTCGTGAACCTATACCCGACGAAGGGAACACCGGGTGCGGCGCGGAATCGGGAGATGACAGCAGGATTTCGAGTAGGAGTATGAGTCTATGAGATACGAGTTCACCAAACCCGAAGAATACCGCGCGATCAAGGCGACCGTCCCGATTGCCTACCTCCCCTGGGGCGCTCACGAATGGCACGGGCTGCACAACCCGCTCGGCCTCGACACGCTCAAGGCCCACGGGCTCTGCATGGCCCTCTGTGCCGAGACCGGCGGGATCGTCTTCCCGCAGATATACTGCGGCACCCAGACGATGAAGCCCCACGCAGGGTTCGACGCAACCCTCGACTTCACCCCGGAGTGCGTCCGGCTGCTGGCACAGGAGTACCTCGCCCAGCTCCTCGACGAGGGGTTCAAGGTCATCGTCATCCTGATGGGCCACTACGGCGCCGAGCACCAGAAGGTCCTGAAGGACGTCGCCGCCGGGTTCAATGACAGTCAGAAAGCGTGCGTCTGCTGGGCGTTCCCCGACTACGAGATGACGCTGCCCGACGGCATCAAGGGCGACCACGCCGGCGCGACCGAGACCTCGTACATGATGCTCTTCCACCCGGAGTCGGTCGATCTCAGCCGCCTCGATCAGGAAGGCGAACTCGACATGAAGGTCCAGGGCATCGGCGGCGAGGACCCGCGCATCCATGCCTCGGCCGCCCACGGTCTTCACGGCGTGCAGGCGATGGTCAAGAACGGCGCCCCGAAGATCCTCGAGATGCTGGCGAAGATGGCGGAGGCAGACAATGGATAGTGAGTGGCTGGACAAGATCGAAGGCACGAACTGCCCGCTGTGCAAGAACCCGTCCCACGGCTGCGAGATGGTGCTGGATGGGAGCGTGACTCGTGCATATCTTCAGCCGAGCGCGACCTTTCGGGGATACTGCGTCCTCGTTCTGAAGAGGCATGCCGTGGAGTTGGACGATCTGACTTCCGAGGAGCGGGCGGCGCTCATCGAAGACATCGCGAGGGTAGGGCACGCTATCCGGGCGGTCTGCAATCCGGCCAAGCTCAACTACGAGATTCTGGGCAACATAGTGCCGCACGTGCACGCCCATATAATCCCCCGCTACGCCGACGATCCTGGCTGGGGTTGGCCTGCCTGGGACATGCTTCCCGACAAGGCGCACTTGTCCTCTGCGGAATATGCCGCTCTTGCGACGGCGCTTCGCGGGAGGCTCTGAGAATCGCCGCTTCGCAAGATAGCATCTTCCCAGATCTCCTCGAATGCGCTAATATATGCTCGGATCCCCCGATCCCGGAGAGGAAGACGATAGTGAACAAGCGAGCGTTGGTGATCATTCTGTTGTTGCTGGCGGCGGTGGTTGGATTCGCTGCCGTCACGTTGATGTCGAAGAAACCCGCGCCGCCTCATCAGGCCGTCGAGCCGGAGGTGTCTTCGGTCGAACAGCCGCCCGCCGGGGAGCCGGCGGTGGAAGGCAAGCCCGAGGCCGACCGGCGGAAGCAGCCCGCGGACGAGAAGCTCGAGAAGCCGGCCGATAAGAGGGCCGAGAAGCCTGCCGCCGATGCGAGGAAGCCGGCTGACAAGAAGCAGACTGCTAAGGCCGTCGGGCCGAAGCGCCCGGAAGCCCCCAGGCGGATGGCGTCCATGCAGTTGATGCGGGTGGCGATGGGCATCGGCATGCTGGAGATGAGCGGCAAGAACGCCCTCACGCCCGAGCAGGCCAAAAAGGTGCTTGCGATCCTGACGCCGCTCAGGTCGAAGCCCAAGCTGCCCGAGGTCGAGGCAGAGAAGGCTCTGAATACCTTGACGAAGGTGCTCACAGCCGACCAGCTCGAGGCGATGACCCCGAGGAGACCTCAGTCCGGTTCGGGCGACCGTCCTGCCCAGCGCCCACCGGACGGCCTACAGGTCCCGCGCCCGCCCCGGGACGGCATGCAGGCTCCGAGACCCCCTCAGGGTGATCGCCCGACCGGCACAAACGAGCGGCGAGTGCCCGACCGCAACATGTTCCAGGACTTCAATCCGTTCTACACAAAGGCTTCCGGGGACGATCCCCGCGCGGAGCGGTGGCACAGTCGGATGAACGAGTTCTTCGCCGCCTTGGAGAAGAAGGCGAAGTCCTAGGGCCTGGCTCGCAAGCGGAGCTGCTCGTCCATCGGACTACCTAAGGAACACATGGGGCGCGTGCCGACAATAGAGGTAGCTCCGCTATACTAGAAAGGACCGACATGAGATTCAGGCCCTGCATTGACCTTCACAACGGAGTGGTCAAACAGATCGTCGGCGGCACCCTGACCGACGACGGCGAAAAGCTCGTCACCAACTTCAGATCTCCGTTCCGAGCCGGCTATTATGCCCTCAAGTTTAGAGAGGACAACCTGACCGGCGGACACATCATAATACTCGACTCCGACCCCCTGAATGCCGCCGCGGCGGTGGACGCCTTCGAGGCATGGCCGAATGCATTTCAGCTCGGCGGCGGGATGAATCCGGAGAACGCGTCCGGATGGCTCGACAGGGGGGCGTCGGCGATCATCGTCACTTCCTACGTATTCCGCGACGGTCATGTGAACATGGACAACCTCGCGAGGATGGCGCAGTCCGTAGGCAGGGACAAGCTCGTACTCGATCTGAGCTGCCGAAAGCGCGACGGCCGCTACTACATCGTCACCAACCGTTGGCAGAAGTTCACCGACGTCGAGATCACCGAGGCGAACCTCGACATGCTGTCGAGACACTGTTTCGAGTTCCTGGTCCACGCTGCGGACATCGAGGGCCTGGCGAGTGGGATTGACACGGATCTCGTGAAGAAGCTCGGCGGATGGGACGGCATCGCGATCACCTACGCGGGCGGCATCCGCAGCATGGAGGACGTTCTCCTCATCAAGGACCTCTCCGGCGGCCGGCTCGACTTCACCGTTGGCAGCGCCCTCGACCTCTACGGGGGCAAGGGCATCAAGTACGCCGATCTCGTGGCGTTCAACAGCTCCGACGAGCGGATAGCCGTCTAGTCTGCGCATCCGGCTCCGGAGGCGGCCCTCCTGGCCGGATGCTTCACCACTCTCGTTCTCCCATTGCCTTTCTTCCGCGACTTGTGATAACCTTTACATGAGTAGCCTGCGTCTAAGGTACGGATACCTTGCGGCGTTCGGTTCACGTTCGCGTCTCCACCGGAAAGGCAATCTGGCAGTGCGCTTCTTCATAATACTGGCGGTTGTGGCGTCGGCGCTTGCGGCCGGCGCGGCTTGCGCTCAGGAGTCACCTCTCTCCACTCTATCGCTGAGGGATGCGGTCTCTACGGCCTTGGGAGACAATCCGAGCCTCAGGCAGGCCCAGGAGGGCTATCTCTCGGCGGAGTCGCGGCTCAGGGTCGCCGGCCTCGAGACCACCTACGGTCTTGGTGGACGGACGCGCTTCGAGGACTCGCCGACCGATTCGGGCGTATCCGGGAGTATCTTCGGCAGCCTCGAATACGAGAATCTGCTCGGCACGAGCGCGTCTGTCGAGTTCTCTCCGCTGGGCATCGGCGGCGAGCGCGGGTCCATCGGGCTCTCGATTCGCCATCCGCTTCTCAGCGGAAGCGGCCGCCTCTCCTCCAAGTCCGACCTCTTGCTCGGGGCGCGGAGTTCAGTTGCCATTCAGAGTAAGGAGCTCTATCGCTCCCGCCAGGCGACGGTGGTAGCGGTCGTGGAGGCGTACTACCAGGCCGTACTTGCCCAGGAGCGCATCAAGGTTCAGGAAGCGGCGGTAAAGATCGCCGAGGAGGCGCTGTACGGAGCGCGCAGGCGCGAGGAGGCCCGACTCGTGACCGGCATCGAAGTCTCCCGGGCCGAAACCAATCTTGCCCAGACAAGGGACACGCTGAACCTTCAGCATCAGTCCGCCAAGGGCGCTCTGGACCGGTTGATGCTGGCAATCGGAGTCGGCATCGGTTGCACTCCTGAGTTGACCGACAGGCTCCCTGAGGCCATGAGCGACCTCCCCGATCTCAACACCGCAATCAAGGCCGCGCTGGGCAATCGGGCTGAGCTCACGGTCTACGATCAGCGTCTTGTGGACCAGGAGCGGCGGCTGGCCATCGCCAGCGACGAACTCCGATCCAGGCTGGACGCGGTCATGGGCTACCAGTCCCGGACTGCTGCTTCCGGTCTGGCTTCTCCTTCCATGTTTGACTCCGGGTCGCTCATAGCCGGGGTGGAGTTCACCTTCCCGCTCGACAAGCGAATCGGCCTGGAATCACGCGATACCGCTTCGCGCGAGCTCGATCTCCTGAAGGAACTGCGCGACTACAGGGCCGACCAGGTCGTGGAGGAAGTCCGGCGGGCGTATCGTTCTCTGCAGTCGGCGGAAGCTTCTCTGAACATATACAGCCAGAACCTCGAGGCGGCGCAGACCCAGCTTCATCTTGCCCAGCGCATGGTGGAGGAGGGTGAGGGGTCGAACCGCGAAGTGCTGGATGCCCAGAATGCTCTGACGCGCGTCGAGAGCGGAGTGCTCTCTGCCCGGGCCGACCTCTATCTCGCCGGGCTCGATCTCCTGTACGCCATGGGCGAAGACCTGACTACGGTGGTAATGAAATGAAACGACATGTAAAGACTTGGGTGCCTCGGATACTGGTAGTAGTGGCATTGGTCCTCGCGACTCGGACGTGGGGCGTGCCGATCTACAGGCAGTATTTCACCCCCAAGAAGACCGAGGTCTACATTCCCACCAGCAAGGTGAAAGAGGGCAGGTTCGTTGTCAGTTTTCACGAGATCGGCGCCTTGGACGCCGAGCGCTCGGTGGCGGTGAACTCCGAGATCAACGGCAAGATCATCACCCTTATTCGCGAAGGCGTGGTTGTAAAGGCGGGCGATGAACTGGCGGTGCTCGACACCAGCGAGTTGGAGCGCGACGTGCGTAATCAGACTCTGGAGTACGAGAACAGGGAAGCGGACGTGGATCGGGCGAGAGCGGAGTTCGAGCTTCTTCAGGAGTCGAACAGGACGGATAGGGACCAGGCTGAGGCTCAACTGGAGTTCGACAAGAACGAACTGAAACTTGCCGAGCAGGAACTCGAGAAGAAGAAGCGCCTCGCCGATGAAAAGCTGATCCCCGGCGCGCAGGTTGACCAGGCCGAGGGTGTCGTCAGATCCAAGACTCTGGCCGTGCAGAAAGGTGAGGCGCTGCTCAAGCTGAAGGTCAAGGAGATCGAGTCCAAAGAGAGCCAGAAGCAGGCGGAGATTCGCAACATGGACTTCCGGGCCAGGATGGCGAAGATGGCCCTCGACCGCGAGAGCGAGCGCATGAGCGGCGCGGTGATTCGTGCTCCGGCGCCCGGGCTCGTGGTGCTGTCGAAGGTGTACGACGGCAGCCGGGGCAGGCGGTCTCTCCAGGAGGGCGACGGCGTGAGCCCCCGCCAGATGCTCTGTCAGCTTCCCGACCTCTCGAGCATGCAGGTCAAGGTCCAGGTCGGAGAGGCGGATGCTCCCAAGGTAACGATCGGCATGCCTGTGCTCATACGGCTGGAGGCGGTCCCGAAGAAGGTCTTCCACGGATCGGTCAAGAGCATATCCAGCCTCGCGACGGAGAGCAATCCCTGGGAAGGCGGCACTCCGGGGAAGAAGAATTTCGAGGTGGTGATCGGAGTCCAGGAGAGGGATCCATCCACCATAAAGCCGGGTATGACCGCTGACGCGGAGTTCATAAGCGACCAGATCCCCAAGGCTGTCTACGTGCCGATCGAATCCGTTGTCGAGCAGGGCGGGAAGACATACGTCTACGTCAAAGAAGGCGGCCGATACACGAGAGTGCCCGTCAATACCGGCAAGAGCAACGACAACCACATCTGCATTACCCAGGGGCTCAAGGCCGGACAGGTGATCGCTCTGCGAGACCCGACCCGCGATCTGGAGCATCAGGAAGCGGGCAGCAAAGCGCCCGGCGCGGACAAGAACACCAAGAAATCTGCGCCGCCGATCCCCGGCGCGAGCGAGTAGGGGGCTGCATGGGAATCCTCGATGCGATACGAACGGGGTTGTCCGAACTGCTCTCCCACAAGATGCGTTCGATGCTGACGATGCTCGGCGTCATCTTCGGAGTCGCGGCCGTCATCGCGATGGTCTCCATCGGCGAGGGTGCGAAACAGGAAGCTCTCTCGCAGATTCGCCTCATGGGCATTGACGTCGTGCACATCAAGCGTGCACTTACCAGCGGGGAACTCCTGGAGAAGGCTCAGGAGCGCTCCCCCTACGGACTGAAGTTCTCCGACAGCGAGAGTATCCGCCAGGTGTGCGACTATGCCAAACGGGTAGTTCCCCTGCGCGAGATATTCGCCGACGTGCGTGTCGGCGATACCCCAGTCTCCGTCAAAGTGGTCGGCACGATTCCCGGCTATGAGTTGCTGACGCGATCGAAGGTGGAACTCGGCCGCTTCCTCAACGAGCGGGACGTGAGCGACAACCGCGCGGTCTGCGTCCTCGGCGCGGCCGCCAAGAGAGAGCTTTTCGGATTCTCGGAGGCTCGCGGCCAGACTCTCAAGATCGGGCAGGAACTGTTCCGGGTCATCGGGGTCATGGCGGCCAAGGAGATCGGTTCGGCTAAGGCGCTCTCCGCCCTGCGCGACCTGAACTCGGATGTCTACATACCGATCACCATCTCGCTCTCCGATTATCAGGTATCCTCTCAGGAGTCCATTCCTTCCGATTACATCAAGCTCAGGCAGATTGCCTGGCGCCTCAGCAACAGGCCGAGCCTCGACAAAAGCCCGATTACTGAGATCATCGTTCAGGTCGAAAACGAGGCCGCCACCGTGCCGACCGCGTCCGTCATCCGCTCGGTCCTCGACCGCCAGCATCGGGGCATCAGGGACTACGAGATCATCATACCCGCCGAGCTGCTGCGCCAGAGCCAGCAGACGCAGCGGATCTTCAACATAGTCATGGCTGCGATCGCCAGCATCTCCCTGCTCGTCGGCGGGATCGGCATCATGAACATCATGCTGGCGACAGTCACTCAGCGAACGAGGGAGATCGGAGTCAGGCGGTGCGTCGGGGCCACTCGCTGGGATATCATTCGGCAGTTCATGCTGGAAGCGCTGGTCATCACGTGCGCCGGCGGCCTGATCGGGGTGGGGCTGGGAATCGCGGGCGCGCGGGCAATATCGGTCTACGCGAATTGGAGCACCGTTGTCTCAGTCCAGGCGGTCATCGTCGCGTTCGGCGTCTCAGCGGTAGTCGGCATCGTCTTCGGGCTGTACCCTGCGGCGCGCGCCGCCGCCGTTGACCCTATCGAAGCGCTCAGATACTCGTAGGCCGCGGTCAGTCTGCTGCCCGCAGACTCGAAAGGTGTTTCATGTCACTTCTCCTGGTCAAGGATCTGAGGAAAACATACAAGATCGGCAGTATCGAAGTTCCCGCGCTGAACGGAGTCTCGTTCCGTGTGGAGGCCGGGGAGTTCGTGGCCGTCATGGGTCCTTCCGGCTCAGGGAAGTCCACTCTGATGAACCTGATAGGCTGCCTGGACAAACCGTCGGGGGGCACCTATATTCTCGATGGCGAGGATGTCAGCCGATTGAGCGATAACGCTCGCGCGGCGATTCGCAACCGCAAGATCGGGTTCGTTTTCCAGAGTTTCAACCTGCTGCCTCGGATGTCGGCGCTGAAGAATGCCGGCCTGCCGATGATGTATTCCGGCGGGTACAGAGATGTGCAGGCTCCCAGACGAGCGATCGAGGCCGTCGGGCTGCTCAAGCGAATGCATCATACGCCGATGGAACTCTCCGGTGGCGAGCAGCAGCGCGTGGCGATCGCCCGGGCGCTGGTCAACGACCCGCCGTTGATCTTCGGCGACGAGCCGACCGGCAACCTGGACACCGCTACCAGCAACGAGATCATGGCTATATTCCAGCAGCTCAATGAAGCGGGCAAGACCGTTATCATCGTTACCCACGAGCCGGATATCGCGCAGCACTGCAAGCGCATCCTCCGATTCCGCGACGGTCTGCTCGAGTCAGACGAACCGGTCACAGAGCAGGTGATAGCCAAGTCACTCGGCCCGGCCGCCTGACCTGACTCGCTTCCGTCGTATGTGGGAAGGATACCCGCTGTCGGCGTTGAACATGAGAATGAGCGAACACGCCCGTCGAGGAGGAACCATGCCCAACTCAAAGCTTGCCGCGCAGTTGTACACCCTGCGCGAGTTCACCAAGACCCCCGAGGACATTGCTCGCACCATGAAGAAGGTTCGTGCGATCGGCTACGAGGCGGTACAGGTCTCCGGAATGGGGCCGATTGACCCGCACGAACTGCGCAAGATCGTTGACGGCGAGGGGTTGACGATCTGCTCTACGCATATCGGCTACGAGCGGATGAAGAACGAGCCCGAGTCCGTAATCGAGGAGCATTACGTCATCGGCTGCAAGCACCCGGCAGTCCCCAGCCTGCCTGCCGATTATCGGAATGCCGAGGGCTATCACAGGTTTGCCAGAGAGGCGTCCAAAGTGGCGAAGAAGCTCGCGGACGGCGGTCTGACCTGGAGCTATCACAATCACAGCTTCGAACTGGAGAAGTACGGCGACAAGGTCGGCCTTGAAATACTGCGCGCCGAGAGTGATCCGAAGTACTGCAACCTTGAAATAGACACTTACTGGATTCAGCACGGCGGCGGCGATCCCGCGGAGTGGGTCGCTAGATGCAAGGGGCGCATACCCCTGATACACCTCAAGGACATGGGCAACAAAGGCGGCCAGCCGTTGATGATGGAGATCGGCGAGGGTAATCTCAACTGGCCGAGAATCCTCGGGGAGGCAAAGAAGTCGGGCGTCAAATGGTACATAATCGAACAGGACGTGTGCCAGCGCGACCCGTTCGAGAGTCTGGCGATCAGTTTTCACAACCTGAAGGCCATGGGGCTGGAATGACGCATCTGCAGCTCGAGTCCCAGAGACTCATACTGCGGCCGATCGAGGACGCCGACGCTCAGGCACTCTACCCGCTCATCAACGATCCGGACGTGGCGCTGAACACGCTCTCCATACCGCATCCCTATCCCGAGGATGCCTACGTCCCCTGGATCCGACAGGCGAGGGAGTCCCTGCTCTCCGGGCTGAGCTATCAGATGGCGATAATCCTCAAGGAAACCGGGCAGCCGATAGGCGGCGCGGGCATCTCCGACGTCTGCCTCGCGCACGGCAGGGCCGAGATGGGATGCTGGCTCGGAAAACCGCACTGGGGCAGGGGATACGCGACCGAGGCCGCGCGCTTGATGGTCCGGTTCGGTTTCGAAGAACTGAGCCTCGAGCGGATGCATGCATACTGCCTCGAGCGCAACAAGGCGTCTGTCCGCGTGCTGGAGAAAGTGGGCCTCTCCCTGGAGGGCCGCATCCGACACGGAGTCAGGAAGGGCGGCGAATACCACGACGTCCTTCTCTTCGCGGTGATCAGAGGGGATCTCGACCCATGAAACTCGAAACGGAGCGGCTGGTTCTCCGGCCGCTCGAGGAGTCCGATGAGGCCGATCTCTACCCGATCTTCAACGACCCGGAAGTCACACAGAACCTGCTCATACGGCATCCCTATCCCCGGGAGAGGATGCTTCCCTGGATACGTGAGCGCATCGTGGCCTACCGGCACAGGGAGAGGTATGTGTTCGCTATGGTGCTGAGGCACAGCAGCGAGGTCGCCGGCATATGCGGCTTGGTGGCCGTGAACTGGGAACACATGAACGCCGAACTGGTCTACTGGCTCGGCAGGCCGCACTGGAACAAGGGATACGTGACCGAGGCGGCCCGAAGGATGATCCGGTTCGGCTTCGAGGACCTCGGGTTCGAGCGCATATCGGTCGGCTGCTTCGCCCGGAACTCGGCGTCCGCGAGAGTTATCGAGAAGCTCGGCTTCCAGCCGGAGGGATGCGCGCGCCACGAGTTCCTCAAGGATGGCGAATACCTTGACGCCCTCCACTTCGGCATGATCAGCGGGGACTACCTCAAGACTGGCCCGGAGCGCTCCTGATCTCCGGCTCCTTCTCCCCGACCGCGACCATTCTGCGTTTCAGCGTCTCCGAGAGTTCCTTCCTCACACCGGCGAGCGCCGGGTCGCTCACGAGGTTGTTCCGCTCGTGGGGATCTGTCTCCAGATCGTAGAGGTACTGCTCCTCGTAGATCTCGCTGTCCGGGTCGCCGCCCGTCTTGTCGGGCGCGTAGACGGAGTACTTCCACTTCTTCGTGCGAATGGCCCGCCCGCACTGGCTCTCGCTTATCTGGATGAACACCTCCTCCGGCCTGTCCGGCTCCATGTCGTCGGCGAGAGACTGAAGCGCCTGTCCCCTCATGTGCGCCGGAGGGGTCACCCCGGCGGCCGCGAGGATCGTCGGCGGCATGTCGATCAGGCTTGCGAGTTCCGTTACCACCGTGCCGCCCGAGAACCCCGGACCGCAGGCGATCATCGGGATGCGGATCGAGTTGTCGTGGCATGCCCGCTTGTACTCCGCGTTTCGGGTTCGGAAGTGGCAGGCGTGGTCGCTGGTGTATATGACTAGTGTGTCTTCTTCGATACCCAGGCGCGAGAGCTCGGCGCGTATGCGGCCGAGGTTGCGGTCGAGGCTGTTGCAGCATCCCAGGTAGTCCGGGAAGTTCTCCCGCCAGTCGCCCTCCGTTCCTTCCAGATCGCCGGGGGTCTCGTAGTCCTTCCACCGCTCCTTCGAGCCCTTAGGCCCCTCGAAGCGGTTGTTGTCGTTCTGGTGGTGCGGTTCTATGTAGG contains:
- a CDS encoding sulfatase-like hydrolase/transferase, producing the protein MSAGLALGGRALADAARSHDGPNIVFVFSDQQRWDTLGCYGQKLPLTPNLDKMAAEGVRFENAFTCQPVCGPARAALQTGKYPTETGCFTNNRALPLDEKTLAHYLAGAGYEVGYVGKWHLASSKDESYRDRGVPPERRGGYKDFWVASDVLEFTSHSYDGHMFDARGERVEFPKDRYRVDCVTDHAIDFLRGRSLEKPFFLFVSYIEPHHQNDNNRFEGPKGSKERWKDYETPGDLEGTEGDWRENFPDYLGCCNSLDRNLGRIRAELSRLGIEEDTLVIYTSDHACHFRTRNAEYKRACHDNSIRIPMIACGPGFSGGTVVTELASLIDMPPTILAAAGVTPPAHMRGQALQSLADDMEPDRPEEVFIQISESQCGRAIRTKKWKYSVYAPDKTGGDPDSEIYEEQYLYDLETDPHERNNLVSDPALAGVRKELSETLKRRMVAVGEKEPEIRSAPGQS